Proteins encoded together in one Penaeus vannamei isolate JL-2024 chromosome 11, ASM4276789v1, whole genome shotgun sequence window:
- the LOC138863232 gene encoding uncharacterized protein has product MAESLEALKRKRAASRGWLTRAVQNLQEVLNDNNSNYEKLDQVAAEFDKRLILLDEAQTAVEVELVNPDDLDADLDEASNFRKAATNVRFEVTMRMKRANDGSDSDKGSVSSMSTSDAKLPKLELPKYDGDLTQWQSFWDRFTASIDRTDIPVITKFTYLQSVLQGKALSAIRGVTLTVPNYKVACDILKNRFGRPQIIINAHIHALMNISVAPKIRGANYVESLWNLLDQLHWHVRSLESFGINNKQFGVVLTPLVLGRLPQEIRLEWSRESTNHEGDLEWLLTFLQKEISRRERSEIFPDVGMGKPERRFVDSEKRRVASASALHTSSEVGSSYCAFCSKKHKSEKCWDILKLPLKEREEKIKAAHLCFKCLSKGHISSGCQSKCSKCNGNHNFLLCRSKGAGSTEKAMEKSVSDQKVSDIVEPSENCSPQVNHVGVTLSKCNVLTKTSCVLQTARVKVFGESGACCEATLLFDTGSDRSYVSSNLVKKVKPKWVSSEPVSYTAFGGSKSPPGKQSNIFDLQLVGLHGAKHLMALEIPKVCAPLTRPCIPSNLVDAFSDFQLADDYKNNSHLNIDILVGLDAYWGFMDPEIKPHQSNGLVAQKSVFGWVLSGSWKVPTISNCESTQMLCIGNVTDSDLREFWDLESVGITQKEAVPSPFTSDPVLKQFCENVKFEEGRYEVGLPWKSDDCKKNLMNNEGIARKRLQGLGRKLDKDPELQKQYSNVFTDYEQEGIIEEVPSSEVVSSQPTYYMPHRPVVKESSSSTKVRPVFDASATSYNGTSLNDCLESGPSLNADLVKVLVRFRKWKVALTADITKAFLQICVRPEDRDVHRFLWKCKDSIRMMRFVRVPFGNTSSPFLLNATIKYHLQSYPDTEVVKELKENLYVDDWLSGADTAEEACEKFKEAQRILAEAGFPLSKWHSNCKLFATKFNDKIDHGDEHESTKVLGMKWLSLSDQFVFKGIDLDLETHLVSTKRAILSLIARLFDPLGLISPFVMYAKILFQDIWRLGLDWDELLPKEVQNKFQNWVKSIAALKYWKINRCYFPEMSWKELSGVELHAFGDASEKGYGACVYLRVPLVDGTYQVSLVVARSRVAPIKRVTLPRLELLGALLCARLLDFVKSALCLDKTVTYCCWTDSKVALAWIKGNPCRWKVYVSNRVVEIQSLTSPCHWYHCPGKENPVDLVSRGELAEPLVNSTLWINGPSWLSEPLTLSDKGETVELPVEESCSKGNISCVSVNSPNIFEFERWSNFNKARCVVAWVMRFINNVRPHSVKMSGPLSPAELAVAKTKLFYCVQRQNFVQEIADLKKGKSPSKGSPLCSLDPFVDDEGLLRIKGRLENADLSFESKHPVIIPSGHVAKLLVQFQHIFLKHAGVGTIVSTLRGSYWILGVRRIAKTVCRMCVKCKRYDSRACSQPAAPLPGLRVKIAPPFTVTGLDYAGPLFCIDLPSKKLYILLFTCAVVRAVHLELTDSLSLSDCMLAIRRFAARRGLPSVFYSDNAKTFVSAARQLQQEYGPLSPQWKFIVPRSPWWGGWWERLIRSVKSALRKTIGVKCLSKIELETTIQEIEACVNSRPLTYVGDEPDVSNPLTPSQFLIGRNAGLQLEVNDQPSCITGKDLIIRESIRQQLLDKFWKLWSNDYLRNLPPVVKGFVQKCNVKKGAIVLVREDYVPRQKWPLGVVTEVFPGNDNIIRSVMVKTDKGVINRPVQKLHDLELYSDLYEDSDEDLRESISGEIVKSSVPGNNENSASEPCKESCLNPTSFSQRGRVIKPPNKLDL; this is encoded by the coding sequence ATGGCAGAGTCACTTGAAGCATTGAAGAGGAAAAGGGCTGCATCAAGAGGTTGGTTGACAAGAGCTGTACAGAACCTCCAGGAGGttttaaatgataacaacagtaattatgagAAGTTAGATCAAGTTGCTGCTGAATTTGATAAGAGGCTAATATTGTTGGATGAGGCGCAGACAGCTGTTGAAGTAGAACTTGTTAATCCTGATGATTTAGATGCAGACCTTGATGAAGCAAGTAATTTTCGCAAAGCTGCAACAAATGTTAGATTTGAGGTCACCATGCGAATGAAGAGAGCTAATGATGGCAGTGACAGTGACAAAGGCTCTGTCTCCAGTATGAGCACCTCAGATGCAAAGCTGCCAAAGCTAGAGCTTCCCAAATATGATGGTGATCTGACCCAATGGCAGTCATTTTGGGATAGATTTACAGCCTCAATAGACAGGACTGACATACCTGTTATTACTAAGTTCACTTATTTACAGTCAGTGTTACAAGGAAAAGCATTGTCTGCCATCCGAGGAGTAACACTCACTGTTCCAAATTACAAGGTTGCATGTGATATATTGAAGAACAGATTTGGCCGACCTCAAATAATCATAAATGCACATATTCATGCACTAATGAATATCTCTGTAGCTCCTAAAATAAGAGGAGCAAATTATGTTGAATCGCTGTGGAATCTTCTAGACCAGCTCCATTGGCATGTAAGAAGTTTGGAGAGCTTTGGCATTAATAATAAACAATTTGGCGTGGTGTTAACTCCATTGGTCTTGGGTCGTCTGCCTCAAGAGATAAGATTGGAATGGTCAAGGGAATCTACAAATCATGAAGGTGACCTGGAATGGCTGCTGACGTTCCTGCAGAAGGAGATAAGCCGTCGAGAGAGATCTGAAATTTTCCCGGACGTTGGGATGGGGAAGCCTGAACGACGATTTGTGGACTCGGAGAAAAGAAGAGTGGCTTCTGCATCGGCTCTTCACACCTCATCTGAAGTAGGATCTTCTTATTGTGCTTTCTGCAGCAAGAAACACAAGTCTGAGAAGTGCTGGGATATCCTGAAGCTCCCTTTGAAGGAACgtgaagaaaaaatcaaagctGCCCATTTGTGTTTCAAGTGTTTGAGTAAGGGGCATATTTCCAGTGGTTGTCAAAGCAAGTGTTCTAAGTGTAATGGcaatcataattttcttctgtGTAGATCAAAGGGCGCAGGAAGCACAGAAAAGGCTATGGAAAAAAGTGTGAGTGATCAGAAGGTTAGTGATATTGTAGAACCTTCTGAAAATTGCAGTCCCCAAGTGAATCATGTTGGTGTGACTCTTAGCAAGTGTAATGTGTTGACGAAGACCAGCTGTGTGCTACAGACAGCTAGAGTTAAAGTGTTTGGCGAGTCAGGTGCTTGTTGTGAAGCCACCTTGTTGTTTGATACAGGCTCTGATAGATCTTATGTGTCCAGTAATCTTGTGAAGAAAGTTAAGCCCAAGTGGGTGAGCTCTGAACCTGTGTCATATACTGCTTTTGGAGGTAGTAAGTCTCCTCCAGGTAAACAGAGTAATATTTTTGACTTGCAATTAGTAGGTTTACATGGTGCAAAACATTTAATGGCTTTAGAGATTCCAAAGGTTTGTGCACCATTGACTAGACCCTGTATTCCTAGTAATTTGGTTGATGCATTTTCTGATTTTCAACTTGCTGATGATTACAAGAATAATAGTCACCTGAATATAGACATACTTGTAGGTTTGGATGCTTATTGGGGATTTATGGATCCTGAAATTAAGCCACATCAGAGTAATGGATTAGTAGCCCAAAAGTCTGTATTTGGTTGGGTGTTATCTGGTTCATGGAAGGTTCCTACTATCAGCAACTGTGAGTCTACACAAATGTTGTGTATAGGAAATGTGACAGATTCTGATTTACGTGAGTTTTGGGATTTAGAATCTGTTGGCATAACTCAAAAGGAAGCTGTTCCTAGCCCATTTACCTCAGACCCTGTTTTGAAGCAATTTTGTGAAAATGTTAAGTTTGAAGAGGGACGCTATGAAGTAGGCTTACCTTGGAAGTCGGATGACTGCAAGAAGAATCTTATGAATAATGAGGGAATTGCTAGGAAAAGGTTGCAAGGATTAGGGCGTAAGTTAGATAAGGACCCAGAGCTTCAGAAACAATATTCTAACGTGTTTACTGATTATGAACAAGAGGGAATAATTGAAGAAGTCCCTTCAAGTGAAGTTGTAAGTTCTCAGCCTACATATTATATGCCTCATCGTCCAGTTGTCAAAGAGAGTAGTTCTTCAACTAAGGTCAGACCAGTTTTTGATGCTTCTGCAACTAGTTATAATGGCACTTCTTTAAATGATTGTCTTGAGTCTGGTCCTTCACTTAACGCTGATCTTGTGAAAGTATTGGTTCGTTTCAGAAAGTGGAAGGTTGCATTGACTGCTGATATTACAAAGGCATTCTTGCAGATTTGTGTTCGGCCAGAAGACCGAGATGTTCATCGCTTTTTGTGGAAATGCAAAGACTCCATTAGAATGATGAGGTTTGTTCGTGTTCCCTTTGGTAATACAAGTAGCCCTTTTTTGCTAAATGCCACCATTAAATACCACTTACAGTCTTATCCTGATACTGAAGTAGTAAAAGAGTTAAAGGAAAACCTTTACGTAGATGATTGGCTGTCAGGGGCGGACACTGCTGAGGAAGCTTGTGAGAAGTTTAAAGAAGCTCAAAGAATTTTGGCTGAAGCTGGGTTCCCTCTTTCTAAATGGCACTCAAATTGTAAATTGTTTGCCACAAAgtttaatgataaaattgatcatGGTGATGAACATGAATCCACAAAGGTTTTAGGTATGAAGTGGTTATCCTTGTCAGATCAGTTTGTTTTTAAAGGTATTGATTTAGACCTGGAGACACATTTGGTGTCAACCAAAAGAGCAATTCTTAGTCTCATAGCCAGGCTTTTTGACCCACTTGGTTTGATTAGTCCCTTTGTCATGTATGCTAAAATCCTCTTTCAAGACATATGGAGACTTGGGCTTGATTGGGATGAGTTACTACCTAAAGAGGTGCAAAATAAGTTTCAGAATTGGGTTAAGAGCATTGCTGCtctaaaatattggaagattaaTCGTTGCTATTTCCCAGAAATGTCCTGGAAAGAGTTGTCTGGTGTAGAACTCCATGCCTTTGGTGATGCTTCAGAGAAAGGGTATGGAGCTTGCGTGTACTTGAGAGTTCCTCTTGTGGATGGAACATACCAGGTGTCATTAGTGGTAGCAAGGTCAAGGGTAGCACCTATAAAGAGGGTCACTTTACCTCGACTAGAATTGCTTGGTGCTTTACTTTGTGCTAGACTCTTAGATTTTGTGAAGTCTGCCCTCTGTCTCGATAAGACTGTGACTTATTGTTGTTGGACAGACTCAAAGGTTGCTCTTGCATGGATAAAGGGTAATCCTTGTAGATGGAAGGTGTATGTGTCAAATAGAGTTGTTGAAATTCAGAGTCTTACCTCCCCATGCCACTGGTACCATTGTCCAGGTAAAGAAAATCCTGTTGATCTTGTGTCTAGAGGGGAGTTAGCCGAACCCCTTGTTAATTCTACTTTATGGATAAATGGCCCTTCTTGGTTGTCTGAACCTTTAACTCTAAGTGATAAAGGAGAAACTGTAGAGTTACCTGTTGAAGAAAGTTGCAGTAAAGGAAATATTTCTTGTGTATCTGTAAACTCTCCTAACATATTTGAGTTTGAGAGATGGAGTAACTTCAATAAGGCACGTTGTGTGGTGGCTTGGGTTATGAGATTTATTAATAATGTCCGACCTCATTCTGTGAAGATGTCAGGTCCCTTGTCTCCTGCTGAGTTAGCAGTGGCCAAGACCAAATTGTTCTACTGTGTACAGAGACAGAATTTTGTTCAGGAAATTGCAGACTTGAAAAAGGGTAAATCTCCTTCAAAGGGTTCTCCTTTGTGTAGTTTAGATCCTTTTGTAGATGATGAAGGCCTATTGAGAATTAAGGGACGTTTGGAGAATGCTGATTTAAGTTTTGAAAGTAAACATCCTGTTATTATTCCTTCAGGTCATGTTGCTAAGCTCTTGGTTCAATTTCAGCATATTTTTCTGAAGCATGCTGGAGTAGGGACCATTGTGTCTACTTTAAGAGGCAGCTACTGGATTTTGGGAGTCAGGAGAATTGCTAAAACTGTTTGTAGAATGTGTGTTAAGTGTAAGAGGTATGATTCTAGGGCTTGTAGTCAGCCTGCTGCACCTCTACCAGGATTAAGAGTTAAGATTGCTCCTCCCTTCACTGTGACAGGTCTTGATTATGCTGGTCCTCTCTTTTGTATTGATTTGCCGTCAAAGAAATTGTACATTTTGTTGTTTACTTGTGCAGTAGTAAGAGCAGTGCACCTAGAACTAACTGATTCATTATCTCTTTCTGATTGCATGCTTGCAATACGTAGATTTGCAGCACGAAGAggtcttccttctgttttttacTCAGATAATGCCAAAACATTTGTGAGTGCAGCTCGTCAACTTCAGCAAGAATATGGACCATTGTCTCCTCAATGGAAATTCATTGTTCCCCGTTCTCCATGGTGGGGAGGTTGGTGGGAGCGTTTGATTAGGTCTGTTAAGTCAGCTTTGAGGAAGACAATAGGGGTTAAATGTTTGTCAAAAATTGAGTTAGAGACCACCATTCAAGAAATTGAGGCTTGTGTGAATTCTAGACCCTTAACATATGTTGGAGATGAACCTGATGTTTCTAATCCTTTGACTCCCTCACAATTTCTCATTGGACGTAATGCTGGACTTCAACTCGAGGTTAATGATCAACCTTCATGTATCACCGGAAAGGATTTGATTATCCGAGAAAGTATTCGCCAGCAACTACTTGATAAGTTTTGGAAATTATGGAGCAATGATTATCTAAGAAACTTGCCACCTGTTGTGAAGGGATTTGTGCAAAAATGTAATGTAAAGAAAGGTGCTATTGTCCTTGTCAGAGAAGACTATGTTCCTAGGCAAAAATGGCCATTAGGTGTTGTAACAGAAGTATTCccaggtaatgataatatcattaggaGTGTCATGGTAAAAACTGACAAAGGAGTAATTAATAGACCAGTGCAGAAGTTGCATGATCTTGAATTGTATAGTGATCTTTATGAAGATTCTGATGAAGATTTGAGAGAATCTATCTCAGGGGAAATTGTTAAATCATCAGTTCCtggaaacaatgaaaatagtgcCTCTGAACCTTGTAAAGAGAGTTGTTTAAACCCTACTTCCTTTAGTCAGCGGGGTCGTGTCATAAAACCCCCAAATAAACTTGACTTGTAA